One segment of Thermodesulfobacteriota bacterium DNA contains the following:
- a CDS encoding LapA family protein, translated as MKIKNIIILVLLALLVTFLLQNTEVIEVRFLFWQISMSRIVLLFSTFIVGLITGWLLRILTSKKS; from the coding sequence ATGAAAATCAAAAACATAATCATTTTAGTTTTGCTTGCGCTTCTTGTGACCTTTCTTCTTCAAAATACTGAGGTCATTGAAGTACGGTTTCTATTCTGGCAAATATCAATGTCGAGAATTGTTCTGTTGTTTAGTACCTTTATAGTTGGTTTGATTACAGGCTGGCTCCTGAGGATTCTTACATCCAAAAAATCCTAG
- a CDS encoding zf-TFIIB domain-containing protein encodes MPLKPSESEQEYFTRIEIEKKKKIMEEKQKKLAEGEKSRLKELHYMMCPKCGMELSEIEYRNIKIDKCFSCEGVWLDAGELEALSKLEKSMIDKFFGVFKK; translated from the coding sequence ATGCCACTAAAACCAAGTGAATCCGAACAAGAATATTTCACAAGAATTGAGATAGAAAAGAAAAAGAAGATTATGGAAGAAAAGCAGAAAAAACTGGCTGAAGGGGAAAAGAGCAGGTTAAAAGAGCTTCATTATATGATGTGCCCAAAATGCGGGATGGAGCTTTCGGAGATTGAGTACAGGAATATAAAAATAGACAAATGCTTTTCATGCGAAGGTGTATGGCTTGATGCTGGAGAGCTTGAAGCTCTGTCAAAACTTGAAAAATCCATGATAGATAAATTTTTTGGTGTTTTTAAGAAATGA
- a CDS encoding sigma-54 dependent transcriptional regulator: MKEGSILVIEDDKSQLEILKVILKEEGYEVETAATGRDALKIFRENLCSLVLTDLKLPDIDGGDLMQNLLKEAPYVTVIIITAFGSVSSAEEAMKLGAFDYLFKPVGRDELLFSIRKGFEKARLVRENLLFKQQLEERFSLDNIIGRHEKMQEVFILVQKVAPSNSTVLITGESGTGKELIAKAIHYNSQRKGMPFHAINCASVPETLLDSELFGYEKGSFTGADRRKIGLFEVSHNGTLFLDEIGDLSYSMQAKILRTLQEREIRRLGSTENIKVDVRIITATNKDLDKEMEERRFRADLYYRLSVVPLSLPPLRDRVTDIPALVEYFINKFNGSLGRKIKGISKDALRLLMEYHWPGNVRELESAIERAVLLSEREILEVKDFSKAIHPCFYTMGKIELDIPEEGISLDDLERDLIIKAMEKSDFVITKAARLLGLSYKTLWYRIKKLELKGDFPKWEGKVSQMGKMDFRFKT; encoded by the coding sequence ATGAAAGAAGGTAGTATCCTTGTAATAGAAGATGATAAGTCTCAACTGGAAATCCTTAAGGTTATCCTGAAAGAAGAAGGATACGAGGTAGAGACTGCTGCTACCGGGAGAGATGCATTGAAAATATTCAGGGAAAACCTTTGTAGCCTCGTTTTAACTGATCTGAAACTTCCTGATATAGATGGGGGAGATCTGATGCAAAATCTCCTGAAGGAAGCCCCATATGTAACTGTAATTATCATTACTGCCTTCGGGTCAGTGAGTTCTGCTGAAGAAGCAATGAAACTGGGGGCTTTTGACTATCTATTTAAACCGGTAGGCAGGGATGAATTGCTCTTTAGCATTAGAAAGGGTTTTGAGAAGGCAAGACTTGTAAGGGAGAACCTCTTATTTAAACAGCAGTTAGAGGAAAGATTCAGTCTGGACAATATCATCGGAAGGCATGAGAAGATGCAGGAGGTCTTCATATTAGTTCAGAAGGTAGCACCCAGTAATTCCACTGTCTTGATTACTGGTGAAAGCGGCACAGGAAAGGAGTTGATAGCAAAAGCAATCCATTACAACAGCCAAAGAAAGGGAATGCCTTTCCATGCGATAAACTGTGCGTCTGTTCCGGAAACCCTTCTGGATTCGGAACTCTTTGGCTATGAAAAAGGCAGCTTTACCGGTGCAGATAGAAGGAAAATAGGTCTTTTCGAGGTATCACACAACGGCACTCTTTTTCTGGATGAGATTGGAGACCTGAGTTACAGCATGCAGGCAAAGATACTGAGGACACTTCAAGAAAGGGAGATAAGAAGACTGGGAAGTACAGAAAATATCAAGGTGGATGTGCGGATAATAACGGCTACTAATAAGGATCTGGATAAAGAGATGGAAGAACGGAGGTTCAGAGCCGACCTCTATTACAGATTAAGTGTGGTCCCCCTATCCCTTCCCCCCTTAAGGGATAGAGTTACCGACATCCCGGCATTGGTAGAGTATTTTATTAATAAATTCAATGGTTCCCTGGGGAGAAAAATTAAAGGAATTTCTAAGGATGCCCTTCGTTTATTGATGGAATACCATTGGCCAGGCAACGTAAGAGAACTGGAATCTGCTATAGAAAGGGCAGTTCTCCTATCCGAGCGGGAGATTTTAGAGGTGAAAGATTTTTCAAAAGCGATACACCCCTGTTTTTACACTATGGGAAAAATTGAACTGGACATCCCGGAAGAGGGAATATCTCTGGATGATCTGGAGAGGGATTTGATCATTAAGGCTATGGAAAAATCTGATTTCGTCATTACTAAGGCAGCCAGGCTTTTGGGTTTAAGCTATAAAACCCTTTGGTACAGGATTAAGAAATTAGAGTTAAAAGGAGATTTTCCCAAATGGGAAGGGAAGGTTTCCCAAATGGGGAAAATGGATTTTAGATTCAAAACTTAA